A portion of the Natronococcus sp. AD-5 genome contains these proteins:
- a CDS encoding SHOCT domain-containing protein — translation MAAGDPFVRTLLLVVAIVLLVPFLTMVMLMPMVGFWGGGHMWNGWDGGGTIWSWILPWVAFLVLLLGGGFLPARALGGGEPRQTDPALEELRLAYARGELSDEEFEERRERLRRG, via the coding sequence ATGGCAGCAGGTGATCCGTTCGTCCGGACGCTTCTGCTCGTCGTCGCGATCGTGCTGCTCGTCCCGTTTCTCACGATGGTCATGTTGATGCCGATGGTAGGATTCTGGGGTGGCGGCCACATGTGGAACGGTTGGGACGGCGGCGGGACGATCTGGTCGTGGATACTGCCGTGGGTCGCGTTCCTGGTGTTACTTCTCGGCGGCGGGTTCCTTCCGGCCCGTGCGCTCGGCGGCGGTGAGCCTCGGCAAACGGACCCCGCACTCGAGGAGTTGCGGCTGGCGTACGCCCGGGGTGAACTCTCCGACGAAGAGTTCGAGGAGCGACGCGAACGGCTTCGACGCGGGTGA
- a CDS encoding cupin domain-containing protein: MYSLIDLESVEPHELEQEEPTLLPVGLELRPEQMRPSVWHYEKGEENTYHRQGEQEELYVVLEGSVDVTIEREDERDVVTLSTHDFLVVPPESWRQLRAVEESKVLVVGAPNVKDDSIVEE, from the coding sequence ATGTACTCGCTGATCGACCTCGAGAGCGTCGAGCCGCACGAACTCGAGCAGGAAGAGCCCACGCTGCTGCCGGTCGGGCTGGAACTCCGACCCGAACAGATGCGACCGAGCGTCTGGCACTACGAGAAAGGCGAGGAGAACACCTACCACCGCCAGGGCGAACAGGAGGAGCTGTACGTCGTCCTCGAGGGTTCCGTCGACGTCACGATCGAACGCGAGGACGAACGCGACGTGGTCACGCTCTCGACGCACGATTTCCTCGTCGTCCCGCCGGAGTCCTGGCGCCAACTCAGGGCGGTCGAGGAGAGCAAGGTGCTCGTCGTCGGTGCGCCGAACGTGAAAGACGACAGCATCGTCGAGGAGTGA
- a CDS encoding midas domain-containing protein, translating to MSADEHDNNDTAEDEQDDAPDSEERNITIENATIIVHVGDISDFDADDMEDQIGDNVTDEEDENVTEEDDNVTDDGLDDNVTDEDDNVTDNGVDENGLDDNVTDDGFDDNVTDDGVAEDDNVTDEDDNVTDEDDNVTDNGVDENGLDDNVTDEEDELDGDGEVLHVTIEQATIFVVVGDGDGVSDETGDTGVAEDDNVTDEGDNVTEDCPDDEDDVNDFDDNDYGDENDTADTSQDDESGVDNAHAFEGTIKVTIEEVTVIVIDDQQDGEPVDDEPVAEDDNVTDDGFDDNVTDDGVAEDDNVTDEDDNVTDDGFDDNVTDDGVAEDDNVTDEDDNVTDDEFDDNVTDDGAAEDDNVTDEDDNVTDDNVTDNGVSDNVTDNGEEAATSC from the coding sequence ATGAGTGCAGACGAGCACGACAACAACGACACAGCGGAAGACGAACAGGATGACGCTCCTGACAGCGAGGAGCGAAACATAACTATCGAAAACGCGACAATCATCGTCCACGTCGGCGACATCAGCGACTTCGATGCTGACGACATGGAGGACCAAATCGGTGACAACGTCACCGACGAAGAGGACGAGAACGTCACTGAAGAAGACGACAATGTCACTGACGATGGACTCGACGACAACGTCACCGACGAAGACGACAACGTCACCGACAACGGCGTCGACGAAAATGGTCTAGATGACAACGTCACGGACGACGGATTCGACGACAACGTCACGGACGACGGCGTCGCCGAAGACGATAACGTCACGGACGAAGACGATAACGTCACGGACGAAGACGACAACGTCACCGACAACGGCGTCGACGAAAATGGTCTAGATGACAACGTCACCGACGAGGAGGATGAACTCGACGGCGACGGAGAGGTGCTGCACGTGACGATCGAGCAGGCGACCATCTTCGTCGTCGTCGGAGACGGCGACGGGGTAAGTGACGAGACCGGTGACACCGGCGTCGCCGAAGATGACAACGTCACCGACGAAGGTGACAACGTCACCGAAGACTGTCCTGATGACGAGGACGACGTCAACGACTTCGACGATAACGACTACGGTGACGAGAACGATACCGCCGACACCAGCCAGGATGACGAGAGCGGCGTCGATAACGCCCACGCCTTCGAAGGAACGATAAAAGTGACCATCGAGGAAGTGACCGTTATCGTCATCGACGATCAGCAGGACGGCGAACCCGTCGATGACGAACCCGTCGCCGAAGACGACAACGTCACTGATGACGGATTCGACGACAACGTCACGGACGACGGCGTCGCCGAAGACGATAACGTCACCGACGAAGACGACAACGTCACTGATGACGGATTCGACGACAACGTCACGGACGACGGCGTCGCCGAAGACGACAACGTCACGGACGAAGACGACAACGTTACCGATGACGAATTCGATGACAACGTGACCGACGACGGTGCCGCCGAAGACGATAACGTCACGGACGAAGACGACAATGTCACTGACGACAACGTCACCGACAATGGCGTCAGCGACAACGTCACCGACAACGGCGAGGAAGCGGCGACGTCCTGCTAG
- a CDS encoding 50S ribosomal protein L11, whose product MAGTIEVLVPGGQANPGPPLGPELGPTPVDVQAVVQQINDQTEAFDGTEVPVTVEYEDDGSFEIDVGVPPTAALVKDEAGFETGSGEPQEDFVADLSVEQVKKIAEQKHPDLLAYDTKNAAKEVVGTCASMGVTIEGDDARDFKQKVDDGEYDDVLAA is encoded by the coding sequence ATGGCTGGAACCATCGAAGTGCTCGTTCCGGGTGGCCAGGCTAACCCAGGCCCGCCGCTCGGTCCCGAGCTCGGACCGACTCCCGTCGACGTGCAGGCGGTCGTACAGCAGATCAACGACCAGACCGAAGCGTTCGACGGCACCGAAGTCCCCGTCACCGTCGAGTACGAAGACGACGGCTCCTTCGAGATCGACGTCGGCGTCCCACCGACGGCGGCGCTCGTCAAGGACGAGGCCGGGTTCGAAACCGGCAGCGGCGAGCCCCAGGAGGACTTCGTCGCGGACCTCTCCGTCGAACAGGTCAAGAAGATCGCCGAGCAGAAACACCCCGACCTGCTCGCCTACGATACGAAAAACGCCGCGAAGGAAGTCGTCGGCACCTGCGCCTCGATGGGCGTCACCATCGAGGGCGACGACGCTCGCGACTTCAAGCAGAAGGTCGACGACGGCGAGTACGACGACGTTCTGGCCGCGTAA
- a CDS encoding MOSC domain-containing protein, with the protein MSSLERIRVHPIKSLDAAVVTSAEIVANGGLAWDRRYAIVESTDRTETSADAPYVNGKREPRIHRLAAEYDLERETVTIRERDGDETGTFHLERDRDEFAAWLSDVLGYSVEVVRDDEGGFPDDADASGPTVIGDGTLEAVASWYDGIDSAEMCRRLRPNLVVGDVPAFWEDRLYEEPGLVVPFTIGEAALEGVNPCQRCVVPTRDPDTGAETDGFRERFVDRREATLPEWAGEAWFDHYFRLMVNTRVPESAWGATLSVDDDVTVDGSLSNR; encoded by the coding sequence ATGAGTTCCCTCGAGCGGATCCGCGTCCATCCGATCAAGTCGCTCGACGCGGCAGTGGTGACGTCGGCGGAGATCGTCGCCAACGGCGGACTCGCGTGGGACCGTCGGTACGCGATCGTCGAGTCGACCGACCGAACCGAGACCTCCGCCGACGCCCCGTACGTCAACGGCAAACGAGAACCACGGATCCACCGGCTGGCAGCCGAGTACGACCTCGAACGAGAAACGGTGACAATCCGGGAGCGGGACGGCGACGAGACCGGCACGTTCCACCTCGAACGCGATCGGGACGAGTTCGCCGCGTGGCTCTCCGACGTTCTCGGGTACTCCGTCGAGGTCGTCCGCGACGACGAGGGCGGCTTTCCGGACGACGCGGACGCCTCGGGGCCGACCGTCATCGGCGACGGGACGCTCGAGGCGGTCGCATCGTGGTACGACGGGATCGATTCCGCGGAGATGTGCCGCCGGCTCCGTCCTAACCTCGTCGTGGGCGACGTTCCGGCGTTCTGGGAGGACCGCCTCTACGAGGAACCAGGACTGGTCGTCCCGTTCACCATCGGCGAGGCCGCTCTCGAGGGCGTAAACCCGTGCCAGCGGTGCGTGGTTCCGACGCGCGATCCGGACACCGGCGCGGAAACCGACGGCTTCCGGGAGCGGTTCGTCGACCGGCGCGAAGCGACGCTCCCGGAGTGGGCGGGCGAAGCGTGGTTCGATCACTACTTCCGACTGATGGTCAACACTCGCGTTCCGGAGTCCGCGTGGGGAGCGACGCTCTCCGTCGACGACGACGTGACCGTCGACGGGTCGCTCTCGAACCGCTAA
- a CDS encoding HEWD family protein, with amino-acid sequence MNAQVRKPTMRVCEECGRAERWDEDLEAWQLVREDGERQTGNPHCIHEWDINGAFNPITGTINGA; translated from the coding sequence ATGAACGCACAGGTACGAAAACCGACGATGCGGGTATGCGAGGAGTGCGGGCGAGCCGAGCGGTGGGACGAGGACCTCGAGGCGTGGCAACTCGTCCGCGAGGACGGCGAACGACAGACCGGGAACCCCCACTGCATTCACGAGTGGGACATCAACGGCGCTTTCAACCCGATTACGGGGACGATCAACGGCGCGTAG
- a CDS encoding phosphoenolpyruvate carboxykinase (ATP) yields MSETGTESRPLGRQLPDPATASNVRYNPPLGELRELAEPDETTTEFGSPSFVSDSRSRSADRTKNAVDHAFAERDHELVDEAIDDAGTREMLCVDRLLGRHPDATFCCRLYVPAEHARIALAWANLFEPSDGREPDFRTVQLPDYDETAIRILPDDGLTAVLGSDYTGEAKKSFLRLFMYRIKQQGGLGLHAGSKRVRVRDADGDLRDVGQLFMGLSATGKSTLTAHGCWLEDPEGAVMLQDDVCALLPDGSVPGGEGKGLFIKTIGLDESEQPGLYRAATDASAILENVAVDDDGTVDFDDPRHTTNARAIVQRDELPSAADEIDLDRLDQIFFITRNPLVPPVAKLSTEQAAAAFMLGESIETSAGDPSRAGESIRVVGTNPFIVGSEGEEGNAFYGLVDLLDVDCYLLNTGSLGDEAKDVGVAESVTILTEVARGTIEWTDDDCTGLTIPESVPGLEIGDYYVPEYVDDYDAALADLRRERREYLAQFDDLREGILEAVY; encoded by the coding sequence ATGTCCGAAACCGGGACGGAGTCACGTCCGCTGGGCCGGCAACTTCCCGATCCAGCTACCGCGTCGAACGTCCGGTACAACCCGCCGCTCGGGGAGCTTCGCGAACTCGCCGAACCCGACGAGACGACGACCGAGTTCGGCTCGCCGTCGTTCGTCAGCGATAGTCGCTCGCGGAGCGCCGACCGGACGAAAAACGCCGTCGACCACGCGTTCGCGGAGCGGGATCACGAACTGGTCGACGAGGCGATCGACGACGCCGGAACCCGCGAGATGCTCTGCGTGGACCGGCTGCTGGGCCGTCACCCGGACGCGACGTTCTGCTGTCGGCTCTACGTCCCCGCCGAGCACGCCCGGATCGCCCTCGCCTGGGCGAACCTGTTCGAGCCGAGCGACGGCCGCGAACCGGATTTCCGGACGGTACAGCTCCCGGACTACGACGAGACGGCGATTCGAATCCTTCCGGACGACGGACTCACTGCCGTCCTCGGCAGCGACTACACCGGCGAGGCGAAGAAGTCCTTCCTCCGGCTGTTCATGTATCGGATCAAACAGCAGGGCGGGCTCGGTCTCCACGCCGGGAGCAAACGCGTCCGCGTTCGCGACGCCGACGGCGACCTGCGCGACGTCGGTCAGCTGTTCATGGGACTCTCCGCGACCGGCAAGTCGACGCTCACCGCACACGGCTGCTGGCTCGAGGACCCCGAAGGAGCCGTCATGCTCCAGGACGACGTCTGCGCGCTGCTCCCGGACGGTTCGGTGCCCGGCGGCGAAGGGAAGGGGCTGTTCATCAAGACGATCGGCCTCGACGAGTCGGAACAGCCCGGTCTCTACCGGGCCGCGACGGACGCGTCCGCGATCCTCGAGAACGTCGCCGTCGACGACGACGGCACGGTGGACTTCGACGACCCGCGACACACGACGAACGCCCGCGCGATCGTCCAGCGCGACGAACTCCCGAGCGCGGCCGACGAGATCGACCTCGACCGGCTCGACCAGATCTTTTTCATCACGCGGAACCCGCTCGTGCCGCCCGTCGCGAAGCTCTCGACCGAGCAGGCCGCCGCCGCGTTCATGCTCGGCGAGTCGATCGAAACCAGCGCCGGCGACCCCTCGCGGGCCGGCGAGTCGATCCGCGTCGTCGGAACGAACCCGTTCATCGTCGGCTCCGAGGGCGAGGAGGGGAACGCCTTCTACGGCCTCGTCGACCTGCTCGACGTCGACTGCTACCTGCTCAACACGGGCTCTCTCGGCGACGAGGCCAAGGACGTCGGCGTCGCCGAATCGGTAACGATCCTCACGGAGGTCGCCCGCGGCACGATCGAGTGGACCGACGACGACTGCACCGGACTGACGATCCCGGAATCGGTCCCCGGCCTCGAAATCGGCGACTACTACGTCCCGGAGTACGTCGACGACTACGACGCGGCCCTCGCCGATCTTCGACGCGAGCGTCGCGAGTACCTCGCGCAGTTCGACGACCTCCGCGAGGGGATTCTCGAAGCGGTCTACTGA
- a CDS encoding class I SAM-dependent methyltransferase, whose product MGFHTYPIERADALEDPSRYRYCSREELLELLAPTGDDVVADLGSGTGFYTDDVAPFVDAVYAVDVQSAMHDRYREKGAPANVEFVTTEVSSLPFDDDRLDGAFSTMTHHEYASVEPRSTDESSGEIDRKALRAFRDDERAELSRTTASPDDAFAELARAIRPGGRLATVDWSADGSGEDGPPVEERFSLEDAVAQLEASGFTIETARDRPETFAIAATR is encoded by the coding sequence ATGGGATTTCACACGTACCCGATCGAGCGGGCCGACGCGCTCGAGGACCCGTCACGATATCGATACTGTTCGCGCGAAGAACTGCTCGAGTTGCTCGCGCCGACCGGGGACGACGTCGTCGCCGACCTCGGCTCGGGAACCGGGTTCTACACCGACGACGTCGCGCCGTTCGTCGACGCGGTCTACGCGGTCGACGTTCAGTCGGCGATGCACGACCGCTACCGGGAGAAGGGCGCGCCGGCGAACGTGGAGTTCGTGACGACCGAGGTGTCGTCGCTCCCGTTCGACGACGACCGCCTCGACGGGGCGTTTTCAACGATGACGCACCACGAGTATGCCAGCGTCGAGCCACGCTCGACGGACGAATCGAGCGGTGAAATCGATCGAAAGGCGCTACGCGCCTTTCGTGATGACGAGAGAGCGGAGCTCTCTCGAACCACCGCGAGCCCCGACGACGCCTTCGCCGAACTCGCCCGCGCGATCCGACCCGGCGGACGGCTGGCGACGGTCGACTGGTCGGCCGACGGATCCGGCGAGGACGGCCCGCCGGTCGAGGAACGCTTCTCGCTCGAGGACGCCGTCGCCCAGCTCGAGGCGAGCGGGTTCACGATCGAGACGGCTCGAGACCGACCCGAGACGTTCGCGATCGCCGCGACCCGATAG
- a CDS encoding disk-shape morphogenesis protein volactin, with protein sequence MAYGLDIGSGAITGVADDGDEPTGSEPPVAFPVAEPTLESAGLSLANTLTVDVDDATYVVGSDASAAADAAGDDPRDLFTDGALVDETYARPALEAIVDAVLPGQADGQGCYTTPGTVVDATATAGTHRSVGESIRAARDVDPSPIARGFAVVYDQLAADNYTGLGVCIDRQTTSVALAYYGVPAMAFSVAKGGEWLVERAAADTGEAPARVAAALEGFELDPNAATGAIESALARAYDALVGELADAIRAEADESELQQGLAVPLAIGGEHAVEGVEYLFGGRFDASNLPFAIRGVRLADDPAASAARGALAAARDGVTDDDGITVDASAVGGDEPSAADRSREADGASNGTTLSFDESLDHERENDLADAAIDQLFDRLANRDEEIQSITADLEDLADEVDSVEERSAPAADVRELDEELETVADGLIALEAESDTHASEAAVDALEASLDDLSNDLAAIEDNAAALDVALAELADTATSERDALADEIAGLESDLETLRTDLTELSERAATAADLEPIDDRVDELAADLEGVDDRLAGLDARTDGIVDRLEEQATRISGVSGRLEELSERTNARVDAVETTLEDDLEGVEDRIEAAVDDVHDIDDRVEDAATDLERVDERLESADERFDLLEDELADLDASITDRSATLEAQLETAQQATDELRSTAAADERVDAIDDDLESLTQEVAELESLADDLADLEDAIGNVSDAVADLEDEVSDSSALDSLAADLETVDDGAAALESDVRSLEARLDETSTELERALAETRADVDDNRESIDGNRESVDDLREQLENARESFEALREDLERATADAADVDTVTELRETVSTVHESTDELDATTDDLAADLETLESRLEDVERDGAERVETVESTLDERASEHANRLDEQEQRVDALAAAVDELSADLDAASDGSAAEQTSDPRDEIDALRAELESVRTESTAAAGVVPTIAAGGGGAGLVAGGTVALAGAVTAGAAAAAVGVLLLTAAVLLGR encoded by the coding sequence ATGGCATACGGTCTCGATATCGGATCCGGGGCGATTACGGGGGTTGCGGACGACGGCGACGAACCGACGGGGTCGGAACCGCCGGTCGCGTTTCCGGTCGCCGAGCCGACGCTCGAGTCGGCGGGACTCTCGCTGGCGAATACGCTGACGGTCGATGTCGACGACGCGACGTACGTCGTGGGATCCGACGCGAGCGCGGCCGCGGACGCCGCGGGGGACGATCCCCGCGACCTGTTCACGGACGGGGCACTCGTGGACGAGACCTACGCACGCCCGGCACTGGAGGCGATCGTCGATGCGGTGCTCCCGGGGCAAGCGGACGGGCAGGGCTGTTACACGACGCCCGGCACGGTAGTCGACGCGACCGCGACGGCCGGAACGCACCGGTCCGTCGGCGAGTCGATCCGCGCGGCGCGTGACGTCGATCCGTCTCCGATCGCCAGGGGGTTCGCCGTCGTCTACGACCAACTCGCGGCGGACAACTACACCGGCCTCGGCGTCTGTATCGACCGCCAGACGACGAGCGTCGCGCTCGCGTACTACGGCGTCCCGGCGATGGCGTTCTCGGTCGCGAAAGGCGGCGAGTGGCTCGTCGAACGGGCGGCGGCCGACACCGGAGAGGCGCCGGCGCGGGTCGCCGCGGCGCTCGAGGGGTTCGAACTCGATCCGAACGCGGCGACGGGAGCGATCGAGAGCGCGTTGGCCCGGGCGTACGACGCGCTCGTCGGCGAACTCGCCGACGCGATCCGGGCGGAAGCCGACGAAAGCGAACTCCAGCAGGGACTCGCGGTCCCGCTCGCGATCGGCGGCGAGCACGCGGTCGAGGGCGTCGAGTACCTCTTCGGCGGCCGGTTCGACGCCTCGAACCTCCCGTTTGCTATCCGCGGCGTCCGACTGGCCGACGACCCGGCCGCGAGTGCGGCCAGAGGAGCGCTCGCGGCGGCGCGAGACGGCGTCACGGACGACGACGGGATCACCGTCGACGCGTCGGCGGTCGGAGGCGACGAGCCGAGCGCTGCGGATCGCTCCCGCGAAGCCGACGGCGCCAGCAACGGGACCACGCTCTCGTTCGACGAATCGCTCGACCACGAGCGCGAGAACGACCTGGCGGACGCTGCCATCGACCAGCTGTTCGACCGGCTCGCGAACCGCGACGAGGAGATCCAGTCGATAACCGCGGACCTCGAGGACCTCGCCGACGAAGTCGACTCCGTCGAAGAACGATCCGCGCCCGCGGCGGACGTGCGGGAACTCGACGAGGAACTCGAGACCGTCGCGGACGGTCTGATCGCGCTCGAAGCCGAGAGCGACACGCACGCGAGCGAGGCGGCGGTCGACGCGCTCGAGGCGTCGCTCGACGACCTTTCGAACGACCTCGCGGCGATCGAGGATAACGCCGCAGCCCTCGACGTTGCGCTCGCGGAACTCGCGGACACCGCGACGAGCGAGCGGGACGCGCTCGCGGACGAGATCGCGGGGCTCGAGTCCGACCTCGAGACCCTGCGAACGGATCTGACCGAGCTCTCCGAGCGAGCGGCGACGGCGGCGGATCTCGAACCGATCGACGACCGCGTCGACGAACTGGCGGCCGACCTCGAGGGGGTCGACGACAGACTCGCCGGTCTGGACGCCCGAACGGACGGGATCGTCGATCGTCTCGAGGAACAGGCGACCCGGATCAGCGGCGTCTCCGGCCGGCTCGAGGAGCTCTCGGAACGGACGAACGCGCGGGTCGACGCCGTCGAGACCACGCTCGAAGACGACCTCGAGGGCGTCGAGGATCGGATCGAAGCCGCCGTCGACGACGTTCACGATATCGACGATCGCGTCGAGGACGCCGCCACCGACCTCGAGCGCGTCGACGAACGACTCGAGAGCGCGGACGAACGGTTCGACCTCCTCGAGGACGAACTCGCGGACCTCGACGCGTCGATCACGGACCGGTCGGCGACGCTCGAGGCCCAACTCGAAACCGCCCAGCAGGCGACGGACGAGCTCCGATCGACGGCCGCCGCCGACGAGCGCGTCGACGCGATCGACGACGACCTCGAATCGCTGACGCAGGAGGTCGCGGAGCTCGAATCTCTGGCGGACGACCTCGCGGACCTCGAGGACGCTATCGGGAACGTTTCGGACGCGGTCGCGGACCTCGAGGACGAGGTTTCGGATTCGAGCGCCCTCGACTCGCTCGCGGCCGACCTCGAGACGGTCGACGACGGCGCCGCGGCGCTCGAATCCGACGTCCGGTCGCTGGAAGCGCGACTCGACGAGACGAGTACGGAACTGGAACGCGCACTCGCGGAGACGCGTGCGGACGTGGACGACAATCGCGAATCCATCGACGGCAACCGTGAATCCGTCGACGACCTCCGCGAGCAACTCGAGAACGCCCGCGAGTCTTTCGAGGCCCTCCGCGAGGACCTCGAGCGGGCGACGGCCGACGCCGCGGACGTCGACACGGTGACCGAACTTCGCGAAACGGTATCGACAGTTCACGAGTCGACCGACGAACTGGATGCGACCACCGACGACCTCGCAGCCGACCTCGAGACGCTCGAATCGCGGCTCGAAGACGTCGAACGAGACGGCGCGGAGCGCGTCGAGACGGTCGAGTCGACCCTCGACGAGCGGGCGAGCGAACACGCGAACCGGCTCGACGAACAGGAACAGCGCGTCGACGCGCTCGCCGCGGCGGTCGACGAACTGTCGGCCGATCTCGACGCAGCGTCGGACGGATCGGCCGCGGAGCAGACGTCTGACCCGCGGGACGAGATCGACGCGCTCCGGGCGGAACTCGAGTCAGTTCGAACCGAGTCGACCGCCGCAGCCGGCGTCGTTCCCACCATCGCGGCGGGCGGTGGCGGTGCGGGACTCGTCGCCGGCGGTACCGTCGCGCTCGCGGGAGCGGTCACCGCCGGTGCCGCGGCGGCCGCCGTCGGCGTCCTGTTGCTCACGGCCGCGGTCCTGCTCGGCAGGTGA
- the cutA gene encoding divalent-cation tolerance protein CutA, translated as MPTTYVTAPPDAAETIADTLVDERLAACVNRLSTTSTYRWDGEIHRDDEAILLVKTTDDAYDALVSRVRELHPYDVPCIERFDEAHVLESFADWRAESVD; from the coding sequence ATGCCGACTACCTACGTCACGGCGCCGCCGGATGCGGCGGAGACGATCGCCGACACGCTGGTCGACGAGCGACTCGCCGCCTGCGTCAACCGACTCTCGACGACTTCGACGTACCGGTGGGACGGCGAGATCCACCGCGACGACGAGGCGATACTGCTCGTCAAGACGACCGACGACGCTTACGACGCGCTCGTTTCCCGCGTTCGGGAGCTCCACCCCTACGACGTGCCCTGTATCGAGCGGTTCGACGAAGCGCACGTTCTCGAGTCGTTCGCGGACTGGCGAGCGGAGAGCGTCGACTGA
- a CDS encoding MFS transporter, translating to MSVRQTIGRLARFDVLLVTAGIWFLGKFLRYAFPPLFDSFQASYGVSNAALGTAFTGFMLVYAAMQFPSGILADRLGSVTVVTIGVITAAGAALALIVDSPFLVLVAAMLAMGAGTGAHKTVAVQLLARAYPARTGRALGVHDTFGAFGGVIAPTATIAVGGIPFLLGDSWRAIFLTAGLLGLGLAIAFRLRVPAQLPSDATRGGAASRGGGSVRRYAALFRDRRFAAFALLTVLFSFTYNGVVAFAPLYLTQEAGLTRTTAGILYSGLFLASLVQLVTGDLSDRIGRLPIIVATLSLASVSSFAFVSLTGTGSPILLGGALVAIGLGSHGFRPVRGAYLMTAIPDDVAGGGLGIVRTLLMAAGAVAPAVVGVLSETAGFRLAFWLLAGSVTGAALLGAALWAVEDRT from the coding sequence ATGTCGGTTCGGCAGACGATCGGTCGGCTCGCGCGGTTCGACGTCCTCCTGGTCACCGCGGGAATCTGGTTTCTCGGGAAGTTCCTCCGGTACGCCTTTCCGCCGCTGTTCGACTCGTTCCAGGCGAGCTACGGCGTCTCGAACGCCGCCCTGGGGACCGCGTTCACCGGGTTCATGCTCGTCTACGCGGCGATGCAGTTTCCCTCGGGCATCCTGGCGGATCGACTCGGCTCGGTGACCGTCGTGACGATCGGCGTGATCACCGCGGCGGGCGCCGCGCTCGCGCTGATCGTCGATTCCCCGTTTCTCGTGCTCGTCGCGGCGATGCTCGCGATGGGAGCGGGGACCGGCGCGCACAAGACGGTCGCGGTGCAGCTGCTCGCTCGAGCGTATCCCGCACGAACGGGGCGTGCGCTCGGCGTACACGACACCTTCGGCGCGTTCGGCGGCGTGATCGCCCCGACGGCGACGATCGCCGTCGGCGGGATCCCGTTTCTCCTCGGCGACAGCTGGCGCGCGATCTTTCTCACCGCCGGACTCCTCGGCCTCGGACTCGCGATCGCGTTTCGGCTCCGAGTTCCGGCGCAGCTCCCGTCCGACGCCACCCGCGGCGGTGCCGCGAGCCGTGGCGGCGGCAGCGTTCGCCGGTACGCCGCGCTCTTTCGCGATCGGCGGTTCGCGGCGTTCGCGCTCCTGACCGTCCTCTTTTCGTTCACCTACAACGGGGTGGTCGCGTTCGCCCCGCTGTACCTGACACAAGAGGCAGGGCTGACGCGGACGACCGCGGGGATCCTCTACAGCGGGCTCTTCCTCGCGAGCCTCGTCCAGCTGGTGACCGGCGACCTCAGCGATCGGATCGGCAGACTCCCGATCATCGTCGCGACGCTCTCGCTCGCGTCGGTTTCGTCGTTCGCGTTCGTTTCGCTCACCGGCACCGGAAGCCCGATCCTGCTCGGCGGGGCGCTCGTCGCGATCGGGCTGGGATCGCACGGCTTCCGACCCGTGCGCGGCGCGTACCTGATGACCGCGATCCCCGACGACGTCGCCGGCGGCGGTCTGGGAATCGTCCGAACGCTGTTGATGGCCGCCGGCGCGGTCGCTCCGGCGGTCGTCGGCGTCCTCTCGGAGACCGCCGGCTTCCGCCTCGCGTTCTGGCTCCTCGCCGGATCGGTCACGGGCGCCGCGCTGCTCGGAGCGGCGCTCTGGGCCGTCGAGGACCGCACGTAA